ACCCGAAATAGGTTGTACTACTGCTGAAATTTTAGCTTGTTTTAAACCTAAGCGATAAATTTCTTTTAAATTAGTGTGCGCATTATCAAGTTCTAATCTTTCTGTATTGGATACTTTAACCAATCTCATTTCTGTCAGTACACGTCCAAGTAAACCACTAAAATTAGCAATTTCAGTTTGTGTACTTGTTGAAATCTTCTGCATCACACGACCTAATGGAATCATGATAAGTACAAAAATAGGAATAGTAATAAACGTTAACAACGTCATTTTCCAATCCATGATAAATAGCATAACGAGTGAACCAACTAACGTTAATGCTGAAGGTAATAAATTAGGTAATTTTTGAGAAATAAATTCGTTAATTACCTTTGTATCGTCTGTTAAACGACTCATCAATTGACCACTTTCGTTTTTATCAAAGAACGGCATTTTTAATTGAATGATATGTTCCCACAATAATGAACGGATATCATAAATCATTTTTTCACCAATTTTACTTAGTAAATATAATCCAATACCACTTAAAATAGCATTAAGTAAGAATATACCTCCAAATATGGCTACAAGATTCCAGTTCATAGTACTTACTGAGAATTTATCTACTAATCTCCCAGTAAATAGAGGTACTAATAATCCACTCAAGCTTCCTAAAGAAGTAATAATAACCGCAGCAATGATTAACCCAATTGGCCAAGAGAGCCTTTTAAATAAAAAGAATAAAGGGTTAGTTTGTTTCATAATAATACCTCTTCTATTAATATTCATATTTTAAATTTTGCTCAATCTTACTATAAAAGTCCGTGCATCCCAAATATTTAAGTCTTTCCCAACTATAATAAAATATCAAAAATTCAACATCTTACATATATGTATCAAATAATGTATATGATAAAATATATTAGTTGAAAATAATAGTTAAAGGAAAGAAATAATGAAAAGAATCTTTAAACTCATCATAACGATGTTCTTCGTATTAAATATTATAACACCTTTTGCTAATGCAGAGAATGGTGATGTTACACCAGTTCAAGTTGCAATCGATAATGGTTATAGTAAAGTAACTGAAGCATATCAACCTGAAAGTGCTATTAACGTGAGTCAAGACGGCCAAATACTCTATGAATACAATAAAGATAAGGTTTGGTATCCGGCATCAATGACTAAACTTATGACAATGTATCTTACATTAGAAGCCGTTAAAGATAAAAAGCTATCATTAAATGATGAAGTCAAAATAACTGATCGCGAATATCAAATGTCTACGCTTCCCGAATTAAGTAATACTAAGCTTTACCCGGGCCAGAAGTGGACCATTTCAGATTTGCTTCAAATTACCGTATCTAATTCTAGCAATGCCGCTGCATTGATACTTGGCGAGCAAGTATCGGGTAACGTCAATGACTTCACAGATTTAATGAATAAAAAAGCCAAAGAACTCGGTATGAAAGATACACATTATGTGAATCCAACAGGTGCTGAAAATGCTCGTCTCAAAAGCTTTGCCCCTTCTAAATATAAAAAAACTGAAAACACAACAACTACAGCACGTGACTATGCCATTTTAGACCAACATGTGATTAATGAAACGCCTAAAATATTACATTTTACCAAACAACTCGCACCAACGACGCATGGTGTCACGTATTATACATTCAACCATTCGTTGGATGGTGCCGACATGAGCTTACCAGGAACAGATGGATTAAAAACTGGTTCTAGTGACACTGCAGATTATAATCATACGATTACTACAAAGCGAAACGGTTTTAGAATCAACCAAGTCATATTAGGCGCTGGGGATTATAAACATATCGGTGGAGAAAAACAACGTAACATGATGGGCAATGCGCTAATGGAACGTTCATTTAGTCAATATAAATACGAAAAAATCCTTTCAAAAGGTAAACATCAAATAAATGGTAAAACCTATTATGTTGAACAAGATTTATACGACGTACTACCTAAAGATTTCACTAAAAAGGACTATCAATTAGTCATTGATGACGGCAAAGTACATGTAGATTACAATCGTCAATTCATCACTAAACAAGATGGTCCACCTTCGGTTACTGTACATAAACCCATATTCCATCATGCGAC
The DNA window shown above is from Staphylococcus sp. M0911 and carries:
- the pbp4 gene encoding penicillin-binding protein PBP4, encoding MKRIFKLIITMFFVLNIITPFANAENGDVTPVQVAIDNGYSKVTEAYQPESAINVSQDGQILYEYNKDKVWYPASMTKLMTMYLTLEAVKDKKLSLNDEVKITDREYQMSTLPELSNTKLYPGQKWTISDLLQITVSNSSNAAALILGEQVSGNVNDFTDLMNKKAKELGMKDTHYVNPTGAENARLKSFAPSKYKKTENTTTTARDYAILDQHVINETPKILHFTKQLAPTTHGVTYYTFNHSLDGADMSLPGTDGLKTGSSDTADYNHTITTKRNGFRINQVILGAGDYKHIGGEKQRNMMGNALMERSFSQYKYEKILSKGKHQINGKTYYVEQDLYDVLPKDFTKKDYQLVIDDGKVHVDYNRQFITKQDGPPSVTVHKPIFHHATTVAKSMWQTHPTIAIIFAIGLVIVLSIMIHLFIQAFRRK